CCAGAATTGATTTGGGCTCTTAGAATTCATTTCACCCTAAGTGCTATGAACTTGGTATACACCCTAAATAAAGTATTATGTTCTAAATGCATTTTATTTCTGAAAGCCTAACGTGAATAAATGTTAAGGAAAGTTTATATCCATGTAAGGCTTGTTTCAAATGTGAAAATATTCAAGTAAAAATGGGCAACACAATATCCAGGGAAGTGTCAAGCTTGATTTCAATTCAAATTATGAAATAATGAGCAAACCAATTTTGTTCTATTGCCTGCGTCTGTGGATTATAAAAAGTTCATACCACTACAAGACGAAATTTAACATTTGTGAGCAACCATTTATTCGAAAAGCTAAAGCATAACTTATTTTAATGTTATGCTGATGCAACAAGTATATTGGAGCTTGGCCTAAGAGGCACCATTATTGCCTCCGGGTGCAGCTTCAACATCTTCCGCAACAGGGGATAGCTTCCTCTTCCGGTCATTGCCGCCTCCCGGAACAGATCCAGCTGAAGAGCCCACAATATCAGGTGTAGCCTACAGCAGAGGACAATAAGAAACACATTGTTTGTATTATATAGAAGGGTGGTTTAAGGCAGAATTTAAGCACATGATGACCTACCTGTGCTTTAGCATTCTTTTCATAAGCAATCTCTAGCTCATCTACTAGGACGAAAATTGCTGATACACCATAGTCCTGCAGCCCTTCAACCAAATTATACTTCTTCAATTTCAACTTGTAGACAAATTCCCTACCCACAAGGGCTTGCGGCTCCGGGAGCACAGAAGTATCTCCTGCATGCATTTTATTAATCAGTTTATTGGCTGAGGTGTCAAGCAAACGCTCGGCAGTAGAATTGAGCAGAACAACAGTTGTAGTCCCGGTGCGATCTTCCACCTGTAGATTAATGCAAAACCTGAAAGGAAAAGCAAATTCAATGCTGACAATTCTTAGCATGTGCAAAAATTATGTACCAAGATAACTGTGTGCAACTAACATTTGCTCGCAAATAGAAACGAAAACTCTAACCTAGAAAATCCCTCACAAACCATGGTCCACTGTAAACCATAATACCCACTTTATATGCTCAGCCTATACTTTATATGCGATAACCAAAACAAAACTCTAAAAGTTGAATCTAGCCGACTGACTAATAACACACATTTCAACCTACATGGCTAGAGGGAGGGTAACTGGCTTCTTGCAAGAATTGCACACAAAAATCCCATCCCGAAGAGTGCACCTCTTCACACATGACTTGCACGATATATAGTACCATCCAAAGCGATTATTTATGGCAGTTATGTTTGCCTTCAAGGTCACAACATCAACCTGCCACATGTTAAGGGCAAAAATGTTTGAGAAGATATGAAGTAATTTTTAAATTTTGGGGGATCTCACCCGTGGGCTGGAATATACCTTCactgttgggttccgaaggcataaaacgcagcgaataaacgtaaataaaacaaaaattcgaaacccaaaaacaggatccatgtattattatgggcagattatggagataacgaatcatacctttcaagagattaacttttacgaactcaacggagatcctagctatcacgctttgtgtctacctctcggagaaacacctctatggtatccacacgagcaccttcaagaacgtctcacgaacttgactacggaatggatgtactagcctccttcttgacgatctgaattgcctctgcctctctttgctgctagggttttcttaaaaaacgttcaagcctctttaacctctcattatctatttataatgactgattaaaaaggcccataatagcaaagcccaaccctagtaggtattggattaaataataaaaacgaatttctattatttaattaataactaagtcatacttaattattatgggcaaaaacattccttttaattcgaatttatattatctcaattaagtcttacttaattataataaaattcaaataatcatcaattaatttaaatccataatttaaattaactattccattaagtgctctatttgtgcgaccctataggctattatttaattggcaataattttattctctaataaaattataaacaatgagcggtatctagtaatacatcattgttacccaattaaacaataattaaatcgtgattagataaaacctttcgtgattaatgttttttcgtgtaatataatccctttaaccatacatattatagattaaactcgaggcatgtatttagtcatcctcttcaacatttaatctgggtttacttgatgcatgagtagattattgaaacaaatcattatttgagcatggccatgcttttataatctcactcaatcaagaggccaataatatctctcctaattataggagggttaaatcctttatctatcattcatatttctcatacgactcatgatatacccgatgtccacttttatcatcacccgatcaaaaataacttttaatgtagtcaaagtatattaatcctcgtatagaaatataatgatttcaagtcaaaggatcgttacaccattatcactgtgagtctttcttatgactttattaaacatgaagaatctcactgtgggtctgtccagtaccatgtactctcacatgtacctatgtattgacttcagtatccccatacttataaccaatgagatgtggttatcttgtcaaacaacatactagtctatctatgtattattattgtcctatataataatactcgactagggacctttaagaatatgatatattatataatctcaagttcaagtcgtgtacttaaactatacaatttgtatcatgattctaaggacatttattatgctaacaaaatatcgcagtaattaaggtcataataaataaatttattgaatgatcaactgacataaagataaaagaataatgtattgcctctagggcacctacactaacaatctcccacttgcactagagccaatcacccatatatctaatacccatggaactagtgtgaccatcgtgcttctgctgcgacaagcctttggtcagtgggtctgcaatgttatcatttgtgtgcactttacatatgtgtatatcacccctttcattaatctctcgaataaggtgaaatctcctgagtatatgtttagcccgggagtgtgatctaggttctttagcctgtgcaatggctccattattatcgcagtatagatcaatgggatctgcgatcgatggaaccactcccaaaacagaaatgaactttcgaatccaaacggcctccttagctgcttcacaagctgcaatgtactcagcctccattgtagaatcagctactgtttcttgctttgaactcttccagcttacagcacctccgtttagacaaaacacaaaaccagactgtgatacagtatcatctctgtctgtttggaaacttgcatcggtgtaaccttttacaacgagtttctcttctcctccatacaccaagaatgaatctttagttcttttcaggtacttaagaatattcttaactgccgtccagtgaccttcacccggattagactggtatctgctcgtcatgctcaaagcatacgagacatctgggcgagtacataccattgcatacatgatagatccaattgctgaagcatatggaactttattcatgtggtccttctcatctaatgatttcggacattggtccttagagatcgttatcccttgagacacagggacatatcccctttttgcattttacattccaaaacgatgcaaaaccttatcaatgtatgtgctctgacttagaccgatcatccttctagatctttctctatagatcctcattcctagaatgtaggatgcctctcctaagtctttaatggagaaattgctccctaaccacgtcttaacagcctttagagaaggtatgtcattccccattagtagtatatcatcaacatatagtactatgaatgccacatagctcccattaaccttcttgtaaacacacggttcatcttcgttttgaacaaagccatactctatgactatttcatcaaaacggatattccatctcctagaggattgcttcaatccataaatggattgacgcaatttacataccttgccagcattccttggatcgacaaaaccctcaggttgtgtcatgtacacatcctcttcaaggcttccattaaggaaggctgttttgacatccatttgccagatttcataatcatggaatgctgcaatggcaagtaaaatccttatagacttgaccatagccactggtgagaaagtttcatcatagtcaataccatgaatttgtttgaaaccttttgcaaccagcctagctttataggtctgaacatttccatccatgccctttttcttcttaaaaacccatttgcaccctatgggttttaccccttcaggtggatcaaccaaagtccatacttggttttcgtacatggaatctatctcggatttcatggcttcaagccatctcttagagtctggactgttcatagcatcttggtatgtgagaggctcatcttcatctatgagcatcaaatcaccacactgagtcatgagaaatccatatctctctggctcatggcgaaatctaccagatctacgaacaacctgtgtttgttgagcattatcattattctgctcttgttccacttcaggttcaatgctattttgcggttctcgatcttcatcgagatctatagttctcccactgtttcttttggaaacaaaatctctttccatgaagacagcatctcgagcaataaacactttctgctcagaaggactataaaaataatacgcctttgtttcattagggtatcctacaaaaatgcactcttcggatttaggtccaagcttgtcagattcttgacgtttcacaaatgccttacatccccaaactttcataaagttcatgcctgaccgtttctctttccatatctcatatggagtcttttgaaccttcttagtaggaacacggttaagtgtgaaagccgctgtttctagagcgtaaccccagaaactaattggaagatctgcatgactcatcatcgatcgcaccatgtccaacaaggtgcgatttctcctctctgaaactccattccattgaggtgttcctggcggagtgagttgcgatacaataccacactctttcaaatactctctaaattcggtgcttaagtattcacccccacgatcggatcgtaagatcttaatacttgcatctccgccaatttgcttctctacttcaaccttgtattctttaaatttttcaaaagaatcggatttgttcttcataagatatacatatccatatctactgaaatcatcagtaaatgttatgaagtagtagtagcctcctctagccattacacgcattgggccacatacatcactatgtattagctccagacgtttagtggccctttgacccttaccagtgaaaggggctttagtcatcttaccaagcaaacaagattcgcattcttggtatgattcaaaatcaaacttatccaagtatccatccttatgtaatttggatatgcgtttctcatttatgtggcctagacgacaatgccagaggtatgtttgatttgagtcatttattttaagtcgtttgttttctatattacagacagggttatctaaatcaagaacatataaaccattaaataaacgtgcaacaccataggttaaatcattcaaagcaaaagagcaactgttgttctttattgtaaacgaaaaacctttcttgtccaaacaagaaacagaaataatgtttctgcgaatcgcaggcacgtaaaaacagtcttctagttctaaaacaagcccagagggcatagataaataataagtccctacagctaaagcagcaacttttgctccattgcctactcttaggtccacttctcccttagccagagttctacttctctgcaggccctgcacatttatacaaatgtgagaagcacatccagtatcaaatacccaggatgtagaaatagacaaattgacttctataacataaatacctgatccagaaatctgaactgctttctttttcttcagatcctccaagtaaattggacagtttctcttccagtgaccatctttcttacagtagtgacattcacccttggccacaccacctttaggctttaaagcctgtttgggacctgactttggcttggttgtagaatcagatccaatcttcttcttacccttccattttcccttccctttggccttacctttatttcccaccatcagtatgggagcaggttcagctgtcttcatgttggtctcatatgttctcaacatatgcaacaattcagtaggtgttttgtcaaattcattcatattgtagttcacaacaaactgagtgaatttgttgttcaaagaattcatgattaggtcaataccagtttccggaccaatcgggaaacccaaagtttcaaggtactcaatgtaaccaatcatcttcagaacatgtgggccaactggttcactcgccccttgtttgcaattaaaaagtgacttactcgtgttgaacctttcttgacgagtttggcttgcaaacatgctttgcaagtgctcattgatagtatatgcatccatatgcacatgttgtctttgaagctcagcactcatagttgccaacataagacatgcaacatcatttgcatcattctcatcctttgtgcgtgctgctcgttcatcagcagtagcaccctcaggaagggggcctggaggaggaatatcaatgacatgaagcttgcgctcctgcctgaggacaatcctcaaattcctctgccagtctaggaagttgtttcctcctgtcagcttgtccttctcaaggactgaacgtacggatagtgtgtttgtgttgtttgccattactcagtatctacaataataaaagcgcaaaataaacattagattgtctgagttaaaattttatgttcatatgattatgatatattcgtaatatatctcccactattttttttatcaaattaatagccctaactattaattcggaaagtatatcccataaatctttctagtgagccaagatccatatttcgtcatgttctaagtcaaccactggtatccttaaaacatgattatttaggtagacaacagttgtcaattatatcatatataattcttggataatttggtgaacaataattgatcttatctatctaatagatttttaaccaaactctatgcttctaagttcataatagttgaatataaccgtttatattcaccttattatgatgactcagttaagttagacccaatgatacaacgtccgaatataaccgtttatattcgtcgcatttcaccatgatagataggagtcccctgccactgacagcccttccccttatcgatctaggatttaatgagtgttcattcattggaaagcatctgattaaaacttaatatttttacttagggattttaatttagaacgatcatgatcccatcataaagagattcccaatttttccttgaataaaatacttcaaatcaatactcgtcaatggtttgatttccaggtagtggaggagtcacatcggtctcgcttaaaacccacagccttacaagttctatgaacccgttgttgacaaaatcgccccatgtcagaaataaagaaaattcgtattttattccgtgtttcataaacacgagaatctcatgatcgtttgttaattttaaatcttgagtcgttacagattttatcttgtttaaaggcatggcatgggtgatgtatctaatacatacatacatcattaatctaattaaaacatgcatttttctactctacacatactatttatacatcatatgaaaagtacgtaaagtaaacgtgcaatagttatggcccaatcctatgtgatcttttcaggctaatgaaaagatcaaggtcaatctatggtgtaaaaataactattacatatgtcttctctattgcttccattgtctccttggcctccataggatgcctcctctttcccttgtccttctaggatgttacattaagaattatactaatgaacttacaaaagaactcgagttacattcgagataaaacaactacaaatagaaaacgacatgcaagtcgtatttattacaaaccaaaagaataaaccattacaactaaggtcttaaggccataactatgcaccatgctcagtaaccattaaagaacatgatagatcatataaagatgacatactatttatcacttatcatgatccaatcaagaataataaataagtaaagcatatgtcataagcacaaattaaaaacgaaaccctaaccacgcggttcgacctccgcggtgaggtcgctgggggggttcgggggggcagcgagccccccgatggcggaaatttttgcaaaatcaagtatcagaatactagaaaaacatgtatcagaatactattccagaagcatgtatcagtatacacacgatccatatcccagttaccaaaaacgtgtatcagtatacatattttaagagatcgcatacatatgagttatggcagatcttaaacatactagtatcatcatatagatcattaacagattcatcatatcattcatataacataactgttatcatggcagactcatataacataactgttatcatggcagactcatcacacatgcatacttgtaaaaatacagtaaacacgtaaccaaatcagccccttatacacgtagctctgatgccattgttgggttccgaaggcataaaacgcagcggataaacgtaaataaaacaaaaattcgaaacccaaaaacaggatccatgtattattatgggcagattatggagataacgaatcatacctttcaagagattaacttttacgaactcaacggagatcctagctatcacgctttgtgtctacctctcggagaaacacctctatggtatccacacgagcaccttcaagaacgtctcacgaacttgactacggaatggatgtactagcctccttcttgacgatctgaattgcctctgcctctctttgctgctagggttttcttaaaaaacgttcaagcctctttaacctctcattatctatttataatgactgattaaaaaggcccataatagcaaagcccaaccctagtaggtattggattaaataataaaaacgaatttctattatttaattaataactaagtcatacttaattattatgggcaaaaacattccttttaattcgaatttatattatctcaattaagtcttacttaattataataaaattcaaataatcatcaattaatttaaatccataatttaaattaactattccattaagtgctctatttgtgcgaccctataggctattatttaattggcaataattttattctctaataaaattataaacaatgagcggtatctagtaatacatcattgttacccaattaaacaataattaaatcgtgattagataaaacctttcgtgattaatgttttttcgtgtaatataatccctttaaccatacatattatagattaaactcgaggcatgtatttagtcatcctcttcaacatttaatctgggtttacttgatgcatgagtagattattgaaacaaatcattatttgagcatggccatgcttttataatctcactcaatcaagaggccaataatatctctcctaattataggagggttaaatcctttatctatcattcatatttctcatacgactcatgatatacccgatgtccacttttatcatcacccgatcaaaagtaacttttaatgtagtcaaagtatattaatcctcgtatagaaatataatgatttcaagtcaaaggatcgttacaccattatcactgtgagtctttcttatgactttattaaacatgaagaatctcactgtgggtctgtccagtaccatgtactctcacatgtacctatgtattgacttcagtatccccatacttataaccaatgagatgtggttatcttgtcaaacaacatactagtctatctatgtattattattgtcctatataataatactcgactagggacctttaagaatatgatatattatataatctcaagttcaagtcgtgtacttaaactatacaatttgtatcatgattctaaggacatttattatgctaacaaaatatcgcagtaattaaggtcataataaataaatttattgaatgatcaactgacataaagataaaagaataatgtattgcctctagggcacctacactaacattCACTTCACCATCACATGTAGCCCTAACCAGGGATTCCACGGTCATCCTATTAACAAACATCGCTTCTTCGGGAGGTAGCCTGGCAGAAGCGGAACCTTCTATAGCCACCACCCTTGGCGGCAAGGCTGAGAACCTCTCCCTTATAGAAGAGACATGTTCCACATCTGGGTTAGCATAAATTTTGCTAGCGCTAGTTGTAGCAAAAGTCAGAGCACCTACATGACATAGTTGGTAATTATAGTTATTGCAGAACTATCTAAAAATGTcatataaaatattaaaagaaATATTGTTTATGACTTGAAGATGTTTTTTTACTACGAAGGAGCATAACACTAACGTTGAAAGGTCTTCACTGTAACAGATGAGACAACAATATCGTAGGGTGCGCTTTCTCCAATATATAGTGTGGGGTCAAACATCTCGCCCAGTTTCCCCCACAAAGTGACCGTGCTAGTGATAGAGCTAATGTAATAGTAAGGAGTTAAACATGGCAGCATGAATATATTGTCAAATAACCAAACCAAAATTTCAGTCAGTAATTCCCACTTACTAATCTGAAAAAATTTTAATATCCCTTTTTTTGTAGCCAGCCCCGACAACCTCAACTTCGCCATAACCACAGAAGCAGCCcacaatatcttcaataagaAAAAGGTTTCAATGTCATTCAAAGTTTGGGAAAAACAAAAAAGGTTTTACAAATGATATCAACCATCAAGTGGTTGAACAATTAGCTATTTGAAGCTTAAATGACACCAGCACAACCATTTATAAATATTAGAAGGAAAATTAACATATACGAACTTAGGCTTATAACAAATGAAAAAGTATAATCACCATATAGGGGTAACCCCCAAAAACGAAAAAGCATATGGAAACTATATATGAACAAAAAAACATAAAAGCATTACAAATTAAACTTATAACAACACTTGACCAAACACTCTAAAATGAAGAAGCATATATAAACAAATTAACATAAACGAACAAAAAAGGAGAACAGGAGTATAAATTAGATCAACAACAATAATTGATAATCAAGAATGGATGGGATATTAAATATACAAAACCTCTGCAGTTATTTGTATATCAGGGAATAAGGCTAAAATAAGCAAACAGTGGTTCATCAACTTCAATTTCACTGTATATATGAAACATAACCAACTTAAATTGAACCACTCCAAGTAACATTTATATAAGTGGATTGTAAGATTACAAGCCTAAATACCAGGCTATATAATTTGATCTTATAGAGCATGCCTTAAGATTAAGTACCAACAAATTAATATATTAACAATAAGCAAAAGGTTTCTACTTCGCCATAACCACAGAAGCAGCCCACAATATCTGCAATAAGAAAAAGGTTTCAATTCCATTCAAAGTTTGAGTAATTGATGCCTGGGAAAACTAAGAAAATGCCAGCTAAAACAAAAAAGGTTTTACAAATGATATCAGCCATCAAGTGGCTGAACAATTAGCTATTTTCAAGCTTAAATGACACCAGCATAACCATTTATAAATATGAGAAGGAAGGGTCTATTATACCCCACATAATCAAGAAAGGATGGGATATATATTAAATATACAAAACCTCTGCAATTATTTATATATCAGGGAAAAAGGCTAAAATAAGCAAATAGTGGTTCATCAACTTCAATTTTAGTGTATATATGAAACATAACCAACTTAAATTTGAACCACACCAAATAACATTTATATAAGTGGCTTGTAAGATTGCAAGCCTAAATACCAGGCAACATAATTTGATCATATATAGCATGCCTTAAGATTAAGTACCAACAAATCACAATATTAACAATAAGTAAAAGGTTTTAATTCCATTACAGTTAAATCGAACTACACCATGTAATATCtatataattttatattgttcttaTACTACTCAGGTCTGAGAGGAGTTATTATAATATTTATGTCGGTAACCACTCTTTTATCTCAAACCATGATAGCACAAAACTAATTAATTTTTCAGCAAATCTAACTTCAATCCAGAGTTAAAACAAAAATAGAAGCTTATTCCAAGAGATTTACCCGAGAGAGTGGTCACGTCGTCAGCGCGTTCTTGAAGCTTGGGCAAATTAACAAACTGAAAGCCGAACCTGGGGATGCTAATAACACCCTCGTCTAGCTGGACAATCTCGGTTGTTGGCAGGAAAAACAG
This sequence is a window from Apium graveolens cultivar Ventura chromosome 9, ASM990537v1, whole genome shotgun sequence. Protein-coding genes within it:
- the LOC141682798 gene encoding replication protein A 70 kDa DNA-binding subunit B-like; the encoded protein is MHAAIRKHLVSRFKHRVSEGLVYSLRNVKIAVNTLQYRPLASNQKLFFLPTTEIVQLDEGVISIPRFGFQFVNLPKLQERADDVTTLSDIVGCFCGYGEVEVVGAGYKKRDIKIFSDYSITSTVTLWGKLGEMFDPTLYIGESAPYDIVVSSVTVKTFQRALTFATTSASKIYANPDVEHVSSIRERFSALPPRVVAIEGSASARLPPEEAMFVNRMTVESLVRATCDGEVNVDVVTLKANITAINNRFGWYYISCKSCVKRCTLRDGIFVCNSCKKPVTLPLAMFCINLQVEDRTGTTTVVLLNSTAERLLDTSANKLINKMHAGDTSVLPEPQALVGREFVYKLKLKKYNLVEGLQDYGVSAIFVLVDELEIAYEKNAKAQATPDIVGSSAGSVPGGGNDRKRKLSPVAEDVEAAPGGNNGAS